The genomic region GCTGCAATTCCCGCAGCAAGTTGGCCACCAGATCGACGGGTTTTACGGTGTGCAGTGACCCATCCTTCTTACCCTTACCCCTGGGGGTACGGATCGCATCAAATATGTAAGCTTCGGTGCTCATACTATTCCTCGTCTGTCGCGCTGCTTAAAACCGCAGCGTCTCTTTTATGGATGATTGTTATAGATGACCGGTATAGCTGATCGTACAGGCATCGTTAGGGGGCAGTAATTGCCATGGCTGTCGACACTGTCTGTAACCCTAATGGATCGCCGCCGGGATTGCCTATGGCCGCATTGCTCAAAGCCGGTGACCGAATCGGTCAGTGATGTGAACTCATCCCTTGTCATTGGCGCTCATTGCCCCGTACAATGGACGCCGATTTACTGATACATCAAGAGAAGGGCTGACGTCCTCTCCAACCTGCTCCTAGGCAAGGTGGATTCCGGTAACGGAGATGTGGCCATCGCGGCAACCATCTAGGGATTTTCCCCGTACCCCAAACGTCAGTTCTCTGTTATTTGGAGAACAAAATGCAGTTTACATCGATCGCTATTGATCATCCGAACGAGCCCCCCCTGCCCGACAGGTCCTGCTGTTTAATCGAGCACAGCTGGGTTATCGATCATAAGCAGTATCACTGCCCTATCTACCTGTGGCTATCCAATGGTCGTTATCGGGACGGCGAAATCATTGTCTTTCTGTTTATCGAATACCGTGACGTCGACCGGGCCAGCCGCTATTGCCAATGGCAGTTTCAGAGCCACGAACAGGCACTGACGTTTATCGAGCAGCATGCAACAACGGTGTCCCTGCCAGCCATCAGTGGCAAGCAAACCCGGCAACACCCCATTCCAGCCTGACAGGGCAGCCCTGAGTAATCTGGATAGCGCCGTTTTAAGAGTTCAGACGGACACACTGATTACGATGTGAAATATTGCCCTTGACCGCAGGGTCTCCTAGCCAAAGGAGGGTCCCATGTCTGCATATACATTCGCCCCAGCGCCCGTTCGTCAGCTTCGCCTTTCACTCACCAGCCTAATGTCGAGCATTCTGTTGAGTGTTTTTGTAGTGGTCCCCAGAGCCGAATCCGCCGGGTTGTTTAATCAACATAATGGCTTTGACCTGAGCGATAGCAGTCTGCCCGTCAATGAGATTATGCATGGCGGGCCACCCCGGGATGGCATCCCGGCGATCGATAAGCCCCGGTTTATTGGTGCCGAACAGGCTGACTATCTGGACGACGATGCGCGAGTGATGGGTGTCAGCCTTGGCGGCCAGCAGAAGGCCTACCCGATTGGCATCCTGAACTATCACGAGATCGTCAACGACTCTCTCGCCGGCACTCCCATCGCGGTCACCTATTGCCCCCTGTGCGGTACCGGCATTGTGTATCAAGCCCAGGTTAAGGATCAGCTGCTGCAGTTCGGTGTCTCCGGCTTGCTCTACAACAGCGATGTGCTGCTGTACGACCGCCAGACCGAATCCCTCTGGTCCCAGGTCCTGTCACGGGCCGTCACGGGCCCCATGAAAGATCAGCCACTGGAGCTGATCGCAGCCAGCCATACCAGCTGGAAAGATTGGCACAATCGTTACCCCGATACGCTGGTGCTCTCACGGGAGACCGGATACCGCAGGGATTATTCTCGCTCGCCCTATGGCGACTACGATCAATCTCCCGGGGTCTACTTTCCCGTCGCTAACAGAGACGATCGTTACCACAACAAGGAGGTGGTGCTGACCCTGGAACTCAATGGTCAGACTCGCGCCTGGCCCTTTGTTGAGCTGGCTCGTTATCAGCAACAGAGCGGTGCCAACCGCTTGCAGGATCGCATCGGCACGACTGCCGTTACCATCGATTTTAACCTCGATGCCCGCAGTGCCCGCGTTCTCGACAGCGACGGACAGGAGATACCCAGCGTGCAAGCCTTCTGGTTTGCCTGGAT from Aestuariirhabdus haliotis harbors:
- a CDS encoding DUF3179 domain-containing protein; the protein is MSAYTFAPAPVRQLRLSLTSLMSSILLSVFVVVPRAESAGLFNQHNGFDLSDSSLPVNEIMHGGPPRDGIPAIDKPRFIGAEQADYLDDDARVMGVSLGGQQKAYPIGILNYHEIVNDSLAGTPIAVTYCPLCGTGIVYQAQVKDQLLQFGVSGLLYNSDVLLYDRQTESLWSQVLSRAVTGPMKDQPLELIAASHTSWKDWHNRYPDTLVLSRETGYRRDYSRSPYGDYDQSPGVYFPVANRDDRYHNKEVVLTLELNGQTRAWPFVELARYQQQSGANRLQDRIGTTAVTIDFNLDARSARVLDSDGQEIPSVQAFWFAWIAFHPGTGVYQAPVGNSPKPTE